In Paenibacillus sp. J23TS9, a single genomic region encodes these proteins:
- a CDS encoding metalloregulator ArsR/SmtB family transcription factor, translating to MQLDKVVNYHKALADPTRIKILILLADGELNGQILAEKLSVTPATITHHTTKLREASLINERRDKNTIYFSLNHYFIKNNASATEDLIYRKANSKGDMDILRDDHKRMKDSIIKNFFTSDGKLKSLPVQLKKKLIVLEHLVSQLDKGRKYSEKEINDFIKNFHDDFATIRREFIMHQFMFRENQIYELNPQEMWARWEVLS from the coding sequence ATGCAGTTAGATAAGGTAGTCAACTATCATAAGGCGCTAGCAGACCCTACAAGGATAAAAATTTTGATTCTACTCGCTGATGGAGAACTTAATGGTCAAATATTGGCGGAAAAATTAAGTGTTACGCCTGCAACAATAACGCATCATACGACGAAATTACGAGAAGCGAGTCTGATTAATGAGCGAAGGGATAAAAATACGATATATTTTTCGTTAAATCACTACTTCATCAAAAATAATGCCAGCGCTACAGAAGATTTGATTTATAGAAAAGCTAACTCTAAGGGAGATATGGACATTTTGCGCGATGATCATAAGCGAATGAAAGATTCCATCATCAAAAACTTTTTCACATCCGATGGAAAATTGAAAAGTCTCCCCGTTCAACTTAAGAAAAAACTTATTGTGCTGGAACATCTCGTGTCCCAGTTGGATAAGGGGCGCAAGTATAGCGAGAAGGAAATCAATGATTTTATTAAGAATTTCCATGATGATTTTGCGACGATACGCAGGGAATTTATTATGCATCAATTCATGTTTAGAGAGAATCAAATTTACGAATTAAATCCTCAAGAAATGTGGGCAAGATGGGAGGTTCTCTCGTGA